The Cloeon dipterum chromosome X, ieCloDipt1.1, whole genome shotgun sequence genome includes a window with the following:
- the LOC135945994 gene encoding brachyurin-like, with amino-acid sequence MNAVTLVFLFGSLILAQGAVVPWAVYGPKIHVNTWRSASTETRIVGGTYADNGQFPWQVGMYLDGSGFCGGSLISDTVVLTAGHCVDGTRTFTVHVGSVDIDLTTEPAQIISANTKVLHEYYAAQNLLNDIGLVILDTPVQGANIQPIRLPGRSQIEETFEGVTGTASGWGRVSDDDSRLSQYLNFVNLTVISNVDCEAIYGAAVNDAKLCVSTRGGLAGTCFGDSGGPLVIYEPDGIATEIGITSFVADEGCQTGLPAGFTRISLYLDWISQNAGVPVRP; translated from the exons ATGAACGCTGTCACGCTGGTCTTCCTGTTTGGCTCCCTTATTCTCGCTCAG GGTGCGGTTGTGCCGTGGGCTGTATATGGCCCTAAAATCCACGTCAACACCTGGAGAA GTGCCTCCACCGAAACACGGATTGTCGGAGGCACATACGCGGACAATGGACAGTTTCCGTGGCAAGTAGGAATGTACTTGGACGGCTCTGGCTTTTGCGGCGGCTCGTTAATTAGTGACACTGTCGTTCTGACAGCCGGCCACTGTGTTGATGG CACGCGCACTTTCACGGTGCATGTCGGCTCTGTTGACATTGATCTCACTACCGAACCAGCCCAAATAATCAGCGCGAACACAAAAGTGCTGCACGAGTACTACGCAGCGCAGAATTTGCTCAACGACATTGGGCTGGTTATATTAGACACTCCAGTTCAGGGAGCaa ATATCCAGCCTATTCGACTTCCTGGAAGATCTCAAATTGAAGAGACCTTTGAAGGAGTAACCGGCACTGCATCTGGCTGGGGCAGAGTTTCAGACG acGATTCTAGACTGAGCCAATACctcaattttgtcaatttgacCGTGATTTCGAACGTCGATTGTGAAGCGATTTACGGCGCGGCTGTAAATGACGCAAAACTGTGCGTCAGCACAAGGGGAGGTCTTGCCGGAACCTGCttt ggTGACTCTGGCGGACCACTTGTGATTTACGAGCCCGACGGGATTGCGACTGAAATCGGGATCACTAGTTTTGTAGCCGACGAGGGCTGCCAGACGGGACTGCCCGCAGGATTCACAAGAATTAGCTTGTACCTTGATTGGATCAGCCAAAATGCTGGAGTTCCCGTCCGACCTTag